The Pseudomonas oryzicola genomic sequence TGCCACTCATCCAAAGGATGACCAAACGGTAGTCCTCGGCACTGCAGTCCATGCACAATCCACGCGGCGGCATAGCCTTGAAACCCTGGGTCACGTGCTTCACCAGTACCTCCATGCCTTGCGCCAGCCTTGGCTCCCATGCTGCCCGATCACCCTGCCTGGGTGCCTGTGGCAACTGCCCGGCGTGACAGGCCGCACACGTGCGGTTGTACAACAC encodes the following:
- a CDS encoding c-type cytochrome, whose translation is MAKWLLAVGMFLPFFSAQATQDPEVLYNRTCAACHAGQLPQAPRQGDRAAWEPRLAQGMEVLVKHVTQGFKAMPPRGLCMDCSAEDYRLVILWMSGSPDT